The following proteins come from a genomic window of Polaribacter dokdonensis:
- a CDS encoding decarboxylase, with amino-acid sequence MNTKYIDLIEQTFDFPQEEFNIENNKLIWHDINLMELAAKYGAPLKFTYLPKISENINKAKGWFQNSIDKHNYKGKYYYSYCTKSSHFKHVLNEALKNDIHIETSSAFDIDIVNKLKLEGKIKNSTYVICNGFKRDQYIKNIGDLINSGHKKCIPIIDNYEELPLLQKETSEKLLVGIRIASEEEPKFEFYTSRLGIGYKNIVTFYEREIAYNEQVDLKMLHFFINTGIKDNAYYWNELMKCLNVYINLKRVCPTLDSLNIGGGFPIKNSLAFDYDYAYMIDEIINQISKACAEAKVDVPNIFTEFGSFTVGESGAAIYEILYQKKQNDRERWNMINSSFITTLPDSWAINKRFIMLPINKWNHKYERVLLGGLTCDSDDYYNSEQHINGIYLPIYEKEKPLYIGFFNTGAYQETIGGFGGLQHCLIPHPKHLILDRDEDGNLTTTIFKEQQKSSELLSILGYNS; translated from the coding sequence GTGAACACTAAATACATAGATTTAATTGAACAAACGTTCGATTTTCCTCAAGAAGAATTTAATATAGAAAATAATAAGCTTATTTGGCATGATATAAATTTAATGGAGTTAGCTGCAAAATATGGAGCACCTTTAAAATTTACATACTTGCCAAAAATTTCAGAGAATATCAATAAAGCAAAAGGTTGGTTTCAAAATAGTATTGATAAACATAACTATAAAGGAAAATACTATTATAGTTATTGTACAAAAAGTTCTCATTTTAAACATGTTTTAAATGAAGCTTTAAAAAACGATATACATATAGAAACTTCTTCTGCATTTGATATTGATATAGTAAATAAACTAAAATTAGAAGGTAAAATAAAAAACTCTACATATGTTATTTGTAATGGTTTTAAAAGAGATCAATACATTAAAAACATCGGAGATTTAATAAATTCAGGCCATAAAAAATGTATACCAATAATTGATAATTATGAAGAATTACCTTTATTACAAAAAGAAACTTCAGAAAAATTACTAGTTGGTATAAGAATAGCATCAGAAGAAGAACCTAAGTTTGAATTTTATACATCAAGATTAGGTATTGGATATAAAAACATAGTTACTTTTTATGAAAGAGAAATTGCCTATAATGAGCAGGTAGATCTAAAAATGCTTCATTTTTTTATCAATACAGGTATTAAAGACAATGCCTATTATTGGAATGAACTAATGAAATGTTTAAATGTTTACATCAATTTAAAACGCGTTTGTCCAACACTAGATAGTTTAAATATTGGAGGAGGATTCCCTATCAAAAACTCTTTGGCTTTCGATTATGATTATGCTTATATGATTGATGAAATTATTAATCAAATTAGTAAAGCTTGTGCAGAGGCAAAGGTTGATGTTCCTAATATTTTTACAGAATTTGGCAGTTTTACAGTTGGTGAATCTGGTGCAGCTATTTATGAAATATTGTACCAGAAAAAACAAAATGATAGAGAACGTTGGAATATGATAAACTCATCATTTATAACAACTTTACCTGATTCTTGGGCTATAAATAAACGTTTTATAATGTTACCAATTAATAAATGGAATCATAAATACGAACGTGTTTTACTAGGTGGTTTAACTTGTGATAGTGATGATTATTACAATTCTGAACAACACATAAATGGTATTTATTTACCTATTTATGAAAAAGAAAAACCCTTGTATATAGGCTTTTTTAACACTGGTGCTTACCAAGAAACTATTGGTGGTTTTGGAGGTTTACAGCACTGTTTAATTCCACATCCAAAACATCTTATTTTAGATAGAGATGAGGATGGAAACCTAACAACAACAATATTTAAAGAACAACAAAAAAGTAGCGAGTTGTTATCAATTTTAGGTTACAATAGCTAA
- the speB gene encoding agmatinase, with amino-acid sequence MATNKTYAGIGEEFSKLATSKIVLIPVSYDGTSTWQKGADKGPKAFLEASENMELYDIETDTEVYKQGVFLADEITAKDSPEAVVDDVHETTKKYINRNKFVTVFGGEHSISIGTIRAFNECFSNLTVLHLDAHADLRASYEGTKYNHACAVYEANSTTNLVQVGIRSMDISEKREMNLDKVFFAHDMAVNEDWMDDVIDQLTTNVFITFDLDALDPSIMPSTGTPEPGGLFYYETLEFLKRVFEEKNVVGFDMVELCPNENEKSSDFLAAKLFYKMLSYKFSSNDDFYDSDSEDDNKTTFSKLSKFKDEDDF; translated from the coding sequence ATGGCAACAAATAAAACATATGCTGGAATTGGAGAAGAGTTCTCTAAGCTAGCAACATCAAAAATTGTATTAATTCCTGTTTCTTATGATGGAACTAGTACTTGGCAAAAAGGAGCAGATAAAGGACCAAAAGCATTTTTAGAAGCTTCAGAAAATATGGAGTTATATGATATTGAAACTGATACTGAAGTATACAAGCAAGGTGTTTTTTTAGCTGATGAAATTACAGCAAAAGACTCACCAGAAGCAGTAGTAGATGATGTACATGAAACAACAAAAAAATACATCAACAGAAATAAGTTTGTTACGGTTTTTGGTGGAGAACACTCTATTTCTATAGGAACTATTAGAGCTTTTAACGAGTGTTTTTCAAACTTAACTGTGTTACATTTAGATGCTCATGCAGATTTAAGAGCCTCTTATGAAGGAACTAAATACAATCATGCTTGTGCTGTGTATGAAGCGAATTCTACAACTAATTTAGTGCAAGTTGGAATAAGAAGTATGGATATTTCTGAGAAAAGAGAAATGAATTTAGATAAGGTTTTCTTTGCTCATGATATGGCTGTTAACGAAGATTGGATGGATGATGTAATCGATCAATTAACCACGAATGTTTTTATAACTTTTGATTTAGATGCTTTAGATCCGTCAATTATGCCATCAACAGGTACTCCAGAACCAGGTGGGTTATTTTATTATGAAACTTTAGAGTTCTTAAAACGTGTTTTTGAAGAGAAAAATGTGGTAGGTTTTGATATGGTAGAACTTTGCCCAAATGAAAATGAAAAATCATCAGACTTTTTAGCAGCTAAATTATTTTACAAAATGTTAAGCTATAAGTTTTCTTCTAATGATGATTTTTATGATTCAGATTCAGAAGATGATAATAAAACAACTTTTAGCAAATTATCTAAATTTAAAGACGAAGACGATTTCTAA
- a CDS encoding RMD1 family protein, translating into MNKESFSVVALHVGKNIAIKEARNLFNYQLIKREASFLLYEASDNAYVYIKDYGSIVFYNCKNDIINQFLKKISKNENYGMKYYNKEEYQVYKSENLEVDFNAVYLNNFDIDFLHIIMLNLAQSVALEAYVKKTSSLYESTLVYTKQLEFKGRINLSKIKMRKFIGKTLNIKNTITEELFVFDTSNLAWSNESLSLLDTKLKEELDIEKRFKGLHLSLDTIKENLDLFNELSQHKYSSMLEWIIIILILFEVVQIFV; encoded by the coding sequence ATGAACAAAGAATCTTTCTCAGTTGTAGCTTTACATGTTGGTAAAAATATAGCAATTAAAGAGGCCAGAAACCTTTTTAATTATCAATTAATAAAGAGAGAAGCATCATTTTTACTTTATGAAGCATCAGACAATGCATATGTGTACATAAAAGACTATGGTAGTATTGTTTTTTATAATTGTAAAAATGATATAATAAATCAATTTTTGAAGAAAATTTCGAAAAATGAAAACTATGGAATGAAATATTATAATAAAGAAGAATACCAAGTTTATAAATCTGAAAATTTAGAGGTTGATTTTAATGCTGTCTACTTAAATAATTTTGATATTGATTTCCTTCACATTATAATGCTAAACTTAGCACAATCAGTAGCTTTAGAAGCTTATGTGAAAAAGACATCAAGTTTATATGAGAGTACATTAGTTTACACAAAACAACTAGAGTTTAAAGGAAGAATAAATCTTTCCAAAATAAAAATGAGAAAATTTATTGGAAAGACGTTAAATATTAAAAACACCATAACTGAAGAACTATTTGTTTTTGATACTTCAAACCTTGCATGGTCTAATGAAAGTTTGTCTTTGTTAGATACTAAACTGAAAGAAGAATTAGATATAGAAAAACGATTTAAAGGCTTACACTTAAGCTTAGATACAATTAAAGAAAACTTAGATTTATTTAACGAATTATCTCAACATAAATACAGTAGTATGTTAGAATGGATAATAATTATATTAATCCTTTTTGAGGTAGTTCAAATATTTGTTTAA
- a CDS encoding deoxyhypusine synthase family protein, which yields MNKPITNFIEKYFLHFNAAALVDAAKGYENQLEQGSKMLVSLAGAMSTAELGKIFAEIIRQDKVHIVSCTGANLEEDVMNLVAHSHYKRVPNYRDLTPQDEWDLLEKGLNRVTDTCIPEEEAFRRIQEHIVKIWKDAEAKGERFFPHEFMYKLLLSGVLEEYYEIDIKDSWMYAAAEKNLPMVVPGWEDSTMGNIFASYVLKGELKASTMKSGIEYMTFLADWYTDNSDNGIGFFQIGGGIAGDFPICVVPMLYQDMERIDTPFWSYFCQISDSTTSYGSYSGAVPNEKITWGKLDVNTPKFIIESDATIVAPLIFAYLLEM from the coding sequence ATGAACAAACCAATTACAAACTTTATAGAAAAATACTTTTTGCATTTTAATGCTGCTGCTTTAGTAGATGCTGCAAAAGGGTATGAAAACCAACTAGAACAAGGTTCTAAAATGTTGGTTTCTTTAGCAGGGGCTATGAGCACTGCAGAATTAGGTAAAATATTTGCAGAAATTATTAGACAAGACAAAGTTCACATTGTTTCTTGCACAGGCGCAAATTTAGAAGAAGATGTTATGAATTTAGTAGCACATTCGCATTACAAAAGAGTTCCTAATTATAGAGATTTAACTCCACAAGATGAATGGGATTTATTGGAAAAAGGTCTAAACAGAGTTACAGATACTTGTATTCCAGAAGAAGAAGCGTTTAGAAGAATACAAGAGCATATTGTAAAAATATGGAAAGATGCAGAAGCTAAAGGAGAACGTTTTTTTCCTCATGAGTTTATGTACAAACTATTATTATCTGGTGTTTTAGAAGAATATTACGAAATAGATATTAAAGACTCTTGGATGTATGCTGCTGCAGAAAAAAACTTACCAATGGTAGTTCCTGGTTGGGAAGACTCTACAATGGGTAATATTTTTGCATCTTATGTGTTAAAAGGTGAGTTAAAAGCAAGTACTATGAAATCTGGTATAGAATACATGACCTTTTTGGCAGATTGGTATACAGATAATTCAGACAATGGTATAGGTTTCTTTCAAATAGGAGGAGGTATTGCAGGTGATTTTCCAATCTGTGTAGTACCTATGTTGTATCAAGATATGGAAAGAATAGATACACCTTTTTGGAGCTATTTTTGTCAGATTTCTGACTCAACAACTAGTTATGGTTCGTATTCTGGTGCAGTACCTAACGAAAAAATCACATGGGGTAAATTAGATGTTAATACACCAAAATTTATCATAGAAAGTGATGCTACAATTGTTGCACCATTAATTTTTGCATATTTGTTAGAAATGTAA
- a CDS encoding M1 family metallopeptidase, with the protein MKKISLLVFSLFFIATASIAQEQKEKKKTQLGHTDENKFRQLKDVLATPNDQHTASGAPGHQYTQQKVDYVMDIRLDEANNKIYGSENITYHNNSKDDLEYLWVQLDQNMRADDSKTPLARSNSASAFITPDNFKSTYMNEGKGFGFKIESVMTDGKPLSHFINRTMMRINLPKALAPGETFKFSIKWNYKINDINKDGGRSGLESFDDGNNNYTIAQFFPRLAVYNNVEGWQNMQFWGRSEFALEFGDYEVNLTVPEDHIVEATGTLQNEKDVLTRTQRKRYDKARKSFDNPVLIVTQEEAEKAEKGRATGTKTWKFKAEKVRDFAFATSRKYIWDAMAVNVNGNTIMATSLYPKEGNPLWEEHSTRAVATTLIEYSKLTFDYPYPKAVSVHSERQGMEYPMICFNFGRPNPDGSYSDRTKKGMLGVIIHEVGHNFFPMIVNSDERQWTWMDEGLNSFVEILAEDVYDAELFASNPAKDITRYMGGDQSNISPIMSQGDYVKQFGPNAYSKPAAGLYMLRKTIMGPELFDHAFRTYSQRWMFKHPTPEDFFRSMEDASGMDLDWFWRGWFYTTDVTDIGIKEVKPLYLTDKPSERVTKLKQQYKQYFDNLGDLVYITDKKEDANPKAMDKYADGKEIPSYIYSVEFEKPGGLVMPLIVELTYADGSTKRETFPAQIWMRDDNTVKRVFSSTQEIKSIKVDPDMETADVDTSNNSWPKPEADKFDQFKNKTKG; encoded by the coding sequence ATGAAAAAAATCTCTTTACTAGTTTTTTCTTTGTTTTTTATTGCTACAGCTTCGATAGCACAAGAGCAAAAAGAAAAAAAGAAAACACAACTAGGTCACACTGATGAAAACAAGTTTAGGCAACTAAAAGATGTTTTAGCAACTCCAAATGATCAGCATACTGCATCAGGTGCACCAGGTCATCAATATACTCAACAAAAGGTTGATTATGTTATGGACATTCGTTTAGACGAAGCAAATAACAAAATTTATGGTAGTGAAAATATTACTTACCACAATAACTCTAAAGACGATTTAGAATATTTATGGGTTCAGTTAGATCAAAACATGAGAGCAGATGACTCTAAAACGCCTTTGGCAAGATCTAATTCAGCTTCAGCTTTTATTACACCAGACAACTTTAAATCTACTTACATGAATGAAGGTAAAGGATTTGGTTTTAAAATAGAAAGTGTAATGACAGATGGGAAACCATTATCTCATTTCATTAATAGAACTATGATGCGAATTAATTTACCAAAAGCATTAGCTCCTGGTGAAACTTTTAAATTTAGCATTAAATGGAACTATAAAATTAATGATATCAACAAAGATGGTGGTCGATCAGGACTAGAATCTTTTGATGATGGTAATAACAATTATACAATTGCTCAGTTTTTTCCAAGATTAGCAGTTTACAACAATGTAGAAGGATGGCAAAACATGCAGTTCTGGGGTAGATCTGAATTTGCATTAGAATTTGGTGATTATGAAGTAAACTTAACTGTACCTGAAGATCATATTGTAGAAGCTACAGGAACTTTACAGAATGAAAAAGATGTTTTAACTAGAACACAACGTAAACGTTATGACAAGGCTAGAAAAAGCTTTGACAATCCTGTTTTAATTGTAACTCAAGAAGAAGCAGAAAAAGCTGAAAAAGGACGTGCAACTGGCACAAAAACTTGGAAGTTTAAAGCTGAAAAAGTTAGAGACTTTGCATTTGCTACATCAAGAAAATACATTTGGGATGCTATGGCTGTAAACGTAAATGGTAACACAATTATGGCTACATCATTATACCCAAAAGAAGGTAACCCTTTATGGGAAGAACATTCAACAAGAGCTGTTGCAACTACTTTAATAGAATATTCAAAATTAACTTTTGATTATCCTTATCCAAAAGCTGTTTCTGTACATTCAGAAAGACAAGGAATGGAGTACCCAATGATTTGCTTCAACTTTGGTCGTCCAAATCCTGATGGATCTTATTCAGACAGAACTAAAAAAGGAATGTTAGGAGTAATTATTCATGAAGTTGGTCATAACTTCTTTCCAATGATTGTAAATTCAGATGAAAGACAATGGACATGGATGGATGAAGGTTTAAACTCGTTTGTAGAAATTTTAGCTGAAGACGTATATGATGCAGAATTGTTTGCTTCAAACCCAGCAAAAGACATTACAAGATATATGGGTGGAGATCAGTCTAACATCTCTCCTATTATGTCTCAAGGAGATTATGTAAAGCAATTTGGTCCAAATGCGTACTCTAAACCAGCAGCTGGTTTATACATGTTACGTAAAACGATTATGGGTCCTGAATTATTTGACCATGCATTTAGAACGTACTCTCAAAGATGGATGTTTAAACACCCAACACCTGAAGATTTCTTTAGATCTATGGAAGATGCTTCTGGTATGGATTTAGATTGGTTTTGGAGAGGATGGTTTTACACTACAGATGTTACAGACATAGGTATTAAAGAAGTTAAGCCATTATATTTAACAGATAAACCAAGTGAAAGAGTTACTAAATTAAAACAACAATACAAGCAGTATTTTGACAATTTAGGAGACCTAGTATATATTACAGACAAAAAAGAAGATGCTAATCCAAAAGCGATGGATAAATATGCAGATGGTAAAGAAATACCTTCTTATATCTATTCTGTAGAATTCGAAAAGCCAGGTGGTTTAGTAATGCCTCTAATTGTAGAATTAACTTATGCAGATGGTTCTACAAAAAGAGAAACTTTTCCAGCTCAAATTTGGATGAGAGATGACAACACAGTAAAGAGAGTATTCTCTTCTACGCAAGAAATTAAAAGTATCAAAGTAGATCCAGATATGGAAACTGCAGATGTTGATACTTCTAATAACAGCTGGCCTAAGCCAGAAGCTGATAAATTTGATCAGTTTAAAAATAAGACAAAAGGATAA
- a CDS encoding M1 family metallopeptidase codes for MKKFGLVMLSFLFAATTYGQITKQGHVNTNKFKQLKQELPTPNLERTASGKPGTAYTQQKVDYVMDIVLDDAKTKITGSETITYHNNSKDDLEYLWVQLDQNMRAADSKTPDISPNSIPKRISKNRFNRAFPEERFDGGFNIMSVTNKDGSNLSHTINQTMMRINLLEPLASGATFEFNISWWYNINNHRTDGGRSGYEHFTENNNNNYVIAQFYPRMCVYDNVEGWQNDQFWGRSEFALEFGDFTVNITVPEDHMLGATGVLQNPKEVFSKQELKRREKARKSFDNPVVIRTQEEAEKIEKSKATKTKTWKFIAENVRDYAFATSRKFIYDAMAVDINGKTVMAESLYSKEANPLYGDHSTRAAAQTLKTYSKYTFDYPYHKAISVDGQMGMEYPQICFNPGRPDLPDGGYSDRMKYRMIKVTIHEVGHNFFPMIVNSDERQWTWMDEGLNSYMEMLAELDYDKDFPIVRGYPKNIVRYMSGDQSRIAPIMSKGDNVYSFGSNAYGKPATALWILRETIMGKELFDHAFRTYSQRWMFKHPSPADFFRTMEDASGIDLDWFWRGWFYTTDVTDIGVKGVKKFTTKENNNIVEFVEDSSAGLGFADTNDKYHYEITYEKPGGLVMPIIVEFTYKDGTKEKKTYPAQIWRYNDKEVTKVFTSSKQIESIMIDPDLETADVDTSNNSFPRETSNKFDKFKQKMKG; via the coding sequence ATGAAAAAATTTGGATTAGTAATGCTTTCATTTCTGTTTGCAGCCACAACTTATGGGCAAATAACAAAGCAAGGGCATGTAAATACAAATAAGTTTAAACAATTAAAACAAGAATTACCAACACCAAACTTAGAAAGAACAGCTTCTGGTAAACCAGGTACTGCTTACACTCAGCAAAAAGTAGATTATGTAATGGATATTGTTTTAGACGATGCCAAAACAAAAATCACTGGTTCAGAAACCATTACCTATCATAACAATTCTAAAGATGATTTAGAGTATTTATGGGTACAACTAGACCAGAATATGAGAGCTGCAGATTCAAAAACTCCAGACATCTCTCCAAACTCAATTCCAAAAAGAATTAGCAAAAACAGATTTAACAGAGCTTTTCCTGAAGAACGTTTTGATGGTGGTTTTAATATTATGAGTGTTACCAATAAAGATGGTAGTAATTTATCTCACACTATTAACCAAACTATGATGCGTATTAATTTATTAGAGCCTTTAGCTTCTGGTGCTACTTTCGAATTTAATATTTCTTGGTGGTACAACATTAATAACCACAGAACAGATGGTGGTAGATCTGGTTATGAGCATTTTACTGAAAATAATAATAACAACTATGTAATTGCACAATTCTATCCAAGAATGTGTGTTTACGATAATGTTGAAGGATGGCAAAATGACCAATTTTGGGGAAGAAGTGAATTCGCCTTAGAATTTGGAGATTTCACAGTAAATATCACAGTTCCTGAAGATCATATGTTAGGAGCAACAGGAGTTTTACAAAATCCTAAAGAGGTTTTTTCAAAGCAAGAATTAAAAAGAAGAGAAAAAGCTAGAAAAAGTTTTGATAATCCTGTAGTAATTAGAACTCAAGAAGAAGCTGAAAAGATTGAAAAGTCAAAAGCTACAAAAACAAAAACTTGGAAGTTTATTGCTGAAAACGTACGTGATTATGCATTTGCAACATCAAGAAAATTTATATATGATGCAATGGCTGTAGACATTAATGGTAAAACAGTAATGGCAGAATCTTTATATTCTAAAGAAGCAAACCCTTTGTATGGAGATCATTCTACAAGAGCTGCAGCACAAACATTAAAAACATATTCTAAATATACGTTTGACTATCCTTACCATAAAGCAATTTCTGTTGATGGACAAATGGGAATGGAATATCCACAGATTTGTTTCAATCCTGGAAGACCAGATTTACCAGATGGTGGTTATTCAGACAGAATGAAATATAGAATGATAAAAGTTACCATTCATGAAGTGGGTCATAACTTTTTTCCTATGATTGTTAATTCAGACGAAAGACAATGGACATGGATGGATGAAGGATTAAACTCATACATGGAAATGTTAGCTGAATTAGATTATGATAAAGATTTTCCTATTGTAAGAGGGTATCCTAAAAATATAGTAAGATATATGTCTGGAGATCAATCTAGAATTGCTCCAATTATGTCTAAAGGAGATAATGTATATAGCTTTGGTTCTAATGCTTATGGTAAACCAGCAACAGCATTATGGATTTTAAGAGAAACAATTATGGGTAAAGAATTGTTTGACCACGCATTTAGAACTTACTCTCAAAGATGGATGTTTAAACACCCATCACCTGCAGATTTCTTTAGAACTATGGAAGACGCTTCTGGTATAGACTTAGATTGGTTTTGGAGAGGTTGGTTCTACACTACAGATGTTACAGATATTGGTGTAAAAGGTGTAAAGAAATTTACAACAAAAGAAAATAATAATATTGTTGAATTTGTAGAAGATTCTTCAGCTGGTTTAGGTTTTGCTGATACTAATGATAAATATCATTATGAAATTACTTACGAAAAACCAGGGGGTTTAGTAATGCCTATTATTGTTGAGTTTACTTACAAGGATGGTACAAAAGAGAAAAAGACTTATCCTGCTCAAATTTGGAGATATAATGATAAGGAAGTAACCAAAGTATTTACTTCTTCTAAACAAATAGAAAGTATAATGATAGATCCTGATTTAGAAACTGCAGATGTAGATACTTCTAACAACTCTTTCCCTAGAGAAACATCAAATAAATTTGACAAATTCAAACAGAAAATGAAGGGATAA
- a CDS encoding DUF6702 family protein, which produces MKLKIHLLLLVALPLLSFTAHKYYLSLTQINYKSEAKAVQIIINVFMDDIELALNKDYNIDLQLTTKRELENNDIYFEKYLKNKLNFKVDGKAKNFNYLGKEYDGDLVFFYLEIENINEVKSIDVSNQLLLEHFPEQQNLIKSKVGKKNKSVLLTKDESSTLLKF; this is translated from the coding sequence ATGAAATTAAAAATACACCTACTATTATTAGTAGCCCTGCCACTATTATCATTTACTGCACATAAATACTATTTAAGTTTAACTCAAATAAATTACAAGAGCGAAGCTAAAGCAGTACAAATTATTATCAATGTTTTTATGGATGATATAGAGCTTGCTCTGAATAAAGATTATAATATCGATTTGCAATTAACTACCAAAAGAGAATTAGAAAATAACGATATTTATTTCGAAAAATATTTAAAAAATAAACTGAATTTTAAAGTTGATGGTAAAGCAAAAAACTTTAATTATCTTGGCAAAGAATATGATGGAGATTTAGTGTTTTTTTATTTAGAGATTGAAAACATCAATGAAGTCAAATCAATTGATGTCTCTAATCAATTACTTCTCGAACATTTTCCAGAACAACAGAACCTTATCAAGTCTAAAGTAGGTAAGAAAAATAAAAGTGTTTTACTTACAAAAGACGAAAGTTCTACCCTATTAAAATTTTAA
- a CDS encoding carboxypeptidase-like regulatory domain-containing protein: MKRILLFSLLMLSVVFTAHSQKKRYIITGKVTDSLGAIKNANIINLNTYQGTFSSDEGLYRIFVSEGDTLRVSSIQYKGKKVYISEEIIDKRELDIKLKTNVYTLDEFELKRNNLLGRLGIDTKDVPRDVQDSLLNKVMDFSNVNFKEKDFTIDEISKAKPPLVNTMEGAMPMAGAGAKIGMPFKHSERLWALRNKLNQKRQFPYKIMSELGEKFFFDELKIPIDNYFHFLEYCNPLGIEDLHKENRMLELIKILRAESISYLKLIKKE, from the coding sequence ATGAAAAGAATATTACTATTTTCTTTACTAATGCTATCAGTAGTGTTTACAGCACATTCACAAAAGAAGAGATATATTATTACTGGTAAAGTCACTGATTCTTTAGGTGCAATTAAAAATGCAAATATTATTAACTTAAATACATATCAAGGTACTTTTTCTAGTGATGAAGGTTTGTATAGAATTTTTGTTTCTGAAGGAGATACTTTAAGAGTTTCTTCTATACAATACAAAGGAAAAAAAGTCTATATATCAGAAGAAATTATTGATAAAAGAGAGTTAGATATTAAACTAAAAACCAATGTTTATACCTTAGATGAATTTGAGTTAAAAAGAAACAATTTATTAGGTAGATTGGGTATAGATACTAAAGATGTTCCAAGAGATGTACAAGATTCTTTATTAAATAAAGTAATGGATTTCTCTAACGTTAATTTTAAAGAGAAAGATTTTACTATAGATGAAATTTCTAAAGCCAAACCTCCATTAGTAAATACAATGGAAGGTGCAATGCCAATGGCTGGTGCTGGAGCCAAAATTGGTATGCCTTTTAAACATTCTGAACGCTTATGGGCATTAAGAAATAAGTTGAATCAAAAAAGACAGTTTCCTTATAAAATAATGTCAGAATTAGGAGAAAAGTTTTTCTTTGATGAATTAAAAATTCCTATTGATAATTACTTCCACTTTTTAGAATACTGTAACCCTTTAGGAATAGAAGATTTACACAAAGAAAATAGAATGTTAGAGCTAATAAAAATATTAAGAGCAGAAAGCATATCTTACCTTAAACTCATAAAAAAAGAGTAA
- a CDS encoding carboxypeptidase-like regulatory domain-containing protein, translating into MKNQLLLYFLFISVVSFSQKKQNIISGTILFQNEVIADVHIINKNTNQGSASNDLGTFEIPVSINDTLFVSHINLQKKELIITPEIFKSKSVIIHLEEKINELNEITFERSTGIFYVDKQYVKPPTVNAKTLNLPYANTVAKKDESIVSLQSGAAINLENLIGALNGSNRRKKMLKKLTYEDQMLAKIRKHYTDDFFITDLNIKQDEINVFLNYCFKKNVINLFKKDDKIKVTAILMRESKTFPQKNKTEITLLQKN; encoded by the coding sequence ATGAAAAATCAACTACTACTCTACTTTTTATTTATATCTGTTGTTTCCTTTAGTCAAAAAAAACAGAATATCATATCTGGAACTATATTGTTTCAAAATGAGGTAATTGCTGATGTGCATATTATCAACAAAAACACAAATCAAGGTTCTGCTTCCAATGATTTAGGAACCTTTGAAATTCCTGTTTCAATCAATGATACTTTGTTTGTATCTCACATCAACCTTCAAAAAAAAGAACTCATAATTACTCCAGAAATTTTTAAGAGTAAATCAGTTATAATTCATTTAGAAGAAAAAATTAATGAATTGAATGAAATTACCTTTGAAAGATCTACAGGTATTTTTTATGTTGATAAGCAATATGTTAAACCACCAACTGTAAATGCTAAAACACTTAATCTACCTTATGCTAATACAGTTGCAAAGAAAGATGAAAGCATAGTAAGTCTTCAATCTGGAGCTGCAATAAATTTAGAAAATTTAATAGGTGCTCTAAATGGAAGCAATAGAAGAAAAAAAATGCTAAAGAAATTAACCTATGAAGATCAAATGTTAGCAAAAATTAGAAAGCATTATACAGATGATTTCTTTATTACTGATTTAAATATTAAACAAGATGAAATCAATGTATTCTTAAACTACTGTTTCAAAAAAAATGTCATCAATTTATTTAAGAAAGATGATAAAATTAAAGTGACTGCAATATTAATGAGAGAGAGTAAAACATTTCCACAAAAGAATAAAACTGAAATTACCCTACTTCAAAAAAATTGA